The Astyanax mexicanus isolate ESR-SI-001 chromosome 12, AstMex3_surface, whole genome shotgun sequence genome window below encodes:
- the LOC125806172 gene encoding zona pellucida sperm-binding protein 3-like translates to MSPDLTSSPSDVLLTSPQASLWSLGETSAQSPGLSSAQAPNPMLYPDPLKPPQLQVHLPTEPLKKLLWRFPKAPERPKQFPVQFNLRQPTPVNSVAAACGESMVHVEVKQDFFGNGMLVNPSSLTLGGCAASGLDSAARVLIFNSELQACGSVLTMTEDYLIYSFHLLYRSEPLVGTSIVRTGRVNVQIDCHYSRKHNVSSIAVSPTWVPYSSTVAAEEHLVFTMKLMTDDWQYERPSNQYFLGEFMKIEASLTQFNHVPLRVFVDHCVATAVPDINAVPRYTFIENHGCLVDAKITGSNSEFMKRVQDDKLQFQLEVFRFEQTNSSMLYITCFLKASTTLRKTDAEHKACSFETNGWAAADGNDQNCNCCDGECVSRKGRSVHTEEDQYFETEVSLGPILVEDDDHLLQ, encoded by the exons ATGAGCCCTGACCTGACAAGTAGTCCAAGTGATGTGCTCTTGACTTCACCTCAGGCCTCGCTTTGGAGTCTAGGTGAGACTTCTGCTCAGTCTCCAGGACTGTCTTCTGCTCAAGCACCTAATCCCATGCTGTATCCAGATCCTCTGAAGCCCCCCCAATTGCAAGTCCATTTACCCACTGAACCCTTAAAGAAGTTACTGTGGCGGTTTCCCAAAGCTCCAGAAAGGCCTAAGCAATTTCCGGTGCAGTTTAACTTGCGGCAGCCTACCCCAGTCAACAGTGTGGCTGCTGCATGTGGGGAGAGTATGGTGCATGTGGAGGTGAAGCAAGATTTCTTTGGAAATGGTATGCTCGTAAACCCTAGTTCTCTGACGCTTGGAGGCTGTGCAGCATCAGGACTGGACTCTGCAGCCCGAGTGCTCATCTTTAACTCTGAACTCCAGGCTTGTGGTAGTGTACTAACG ATGACGGAAGATTACCTTATCTACAGCTTTCACCTCCTCTACCGCTCTGAACCTCTGGTTGGTACTTCAATTGTCCGAACAGGAAGAGTCAATGTTCAGATTGATTGTCACTACTCAAG gaAGCACAATGTGAGCAGTAttgctgtgtcccctacatggGTGCCGTATTCCTCTACAGTGGCAGCGGAAGAGCATTTGGTCTTCACCATGAAGCTCATGACTG ATGACTGGCAGTATGAGAGACCATCGAATCAATACTTCCTTGGCGAGTTCATGAAGATTGAGGCATCTTTGACCCAGTTTAACCATGTACCTCTCCGTGTATTTGTGGACCACTGTGTGGCAACTGCAGTTCCTGACATTAATGCTGTTCCCAGATACACATTTATTGAGAACCATGG atgcTTGGTTGATGCCAAGATAACGGGCTCCAACTCTGAATTTATGAAACGGGTTCAAGATGATAAGCTGCAGTTTCAGTTGGAAGTGTTCAGATTTGAACAAACCAACAGTAGTATG ctgTACATCACATGTTTCCTGAAAGCCTCTACAACTTTACGGAAGACTGATGCTGAACACAAAGCTTGCTCCTTTGAGACCAATGG GTGGGCTGCTGCAGATGGTAATGACCAGAATTGTAACTGTTGTGATGGAGAATGTGTCTCCAGGAAGGGGAGAAGTGTGCACACTGAAGAAG ATCAGTATTTTGAAACGGAAGTCTCTTTGGGCCCCATCTTGGTTGAGGATGATGACCACTTGTTGCAATGA